From Camelina sativa cultivar DH55 chromosome 7, Cs, whole genome shotgun sequence, one genomic window encodes:
- the LOC104701921 gene encoding uncharacterized protein LOC104701921 has protein sequence MEKEDLYAVMDLDNECTQGDLKLSYKNLVLKWHPDRFHEEIKKEEAKMKFQSIQRAYSVLSDSNKRLLYDVGAYDSDDDETGMADFINEMVTLMAQTQSTGNESLEEFEELFEELLKDDVNDQFIKTRSSSYSPFSSTSTTSVHSDDLSNDIPNKMNTRDKTMVV, from the exons ATGGAGAAGGAAGACTTGTACGCTGTTATGGATTTGGACAACGAATGTACACAAGGAGATCTCAAACTTTCTTACAAGAACCTTGTTCTG AAATGGCATCCAGATCGGTTTCATGAAGAgattaagaaagaagaagccaaGATGAAGTTCCAATCCATTCAACGAGCCTACTCCG TTTTGTCGGATTCGAACAAGAGGCTGCTGTATGACGTCGGTGCGTATGATAGTGATGACGACGAAACT GGAATGGCTGATTTCATAAATGAGATGGTGACACTAATGGCTCAAACTCAATCTACG GGGAACGAAAGCTTAGAGGAATTTGAAGAGTTGTTTGAAGAATTGTTGAAGGATGATGTGAACGATCAATTCATCAAAACTCGTTCGTCTTCGTATTCGCCATTTAGTAGCACATCTACTACTTCGGTCCACAGCGATGATTTATCAAATGATATTCCAAACAAAATGAACACTCGTGACAAAACTATGGTTGTATAA
- the LOC104701922 gene encoding probable complex I intermediate-associated protein 30, protein MSRFRSLWQASVNATKKALTWELEEWVPPVEKCIFKFNSKEDLKTWHLYSDSEYGGLSSASLEIKDGGNGSDCTGVFSGNLSTEMSEGSKWNISRSGFCGMRSKKFDGFIDLDGYDSIALRLKGDGRCYISIIYTENWVNSPGQAEDNSWQAFVFAPKGNWYTAKVPLTRYLPTWKGNVIDAEMEMNPGRVVGMSLSVNAQGGGFIGAKSGAGDFRVEIDWIKAVRRP, encoded by the exons ATGTCACGGTTTAGATCATTGTGGCAAGCTTCGGTGAATGCAACAAAGAAGG CTCTAACTTGGGAACTCGAAGAATGGGTACCTCCTGTAGAGAAGTGTATATTCAAGTTCAACTCAAAAGAAGACCTTAAGACATGGCACTTGTATTCTGATTCTGAATATGGAG GATTATCTTCGGCTTCCTTGGAAATTAAAGATGGAGGAAATGGATCAGATTGCACTG GTGTTTTCTCTGGGAATCTCTCTACGGAAATGAGTGAAGGTTCAAAATGGAATATCAGTCGGAGTGGTTTCTGTGGAATGCGGTCGAAGAAG TTTGATGGCTTTATTGATCTCGACGGGTATGATTCCATAGCCCTGAGGCTCAAAGGAGATGGAAGGTGCTATATCTCTATT ATATATACCGAGAACTGGGTGAACTCGCCAGGGCAAGCAGAAGATAACTCATGGCAGGCTTTTGTTTTTGCTCCAAAGGGAAACTGGTATACAGCTAAG gTTCCTCTTACTCGCTACTTACCAACATGGAAAGGGAATGTGATAGATGCAGAAATGGAGATGAATCCAGGTCGTGTTGTGGGTATGTCTCTATCAGTTAACGCACAAGGAGGTGGTTTCATTGGAGCTAAATCAGGCGCAGGCGATTTCCGAGTAGAAATTGACTGGATCAAAGCAGTGAGAAGgccatga
- the LOC104701923 gene encoding uncharacterized protein LOC104701923 — translation MAKVGKLTKLKSAMKKWPSFAKNHHHSTSSAAVSDELSEDSNLHVVYVGQTRRPYMLRPDIISHPLFQELVDRSSRSSVDQDREIVVACEVVLFEHLLWMLKSGQEGGSVEELAEFYTY, via the coding sequence ATGGCCAAAGTCGGGAAGCTGACAAAGCTCAAGTCGGCGATGAAGAAATGGCCTTCTTTCGCCAAGAACCACCACCACTCAACCTCTTCAGCGGCTGTTTCCGACGAGCTCTCAGAGGACAGCAATCTCCATGTGGTTTATGTTGGTCAGACACGAAGACCTTACATGCTTAGACCAGACATCATCTCTCATCCGCTCTTTCAAGAACTCGTAGATCGATCTTCTAGATCATCCGTCGACCAAGATCGTGAGATTGTTGTAGCTTGTGAAGTCGTTTTGTTCGAGCACTTGTTGTGGATGCTCAAGTCTGGTCAAGAAGGAGGATCCGTTGAAGAGTTGGCTGAGTTCTATACTTATTGA